From Cannabis sativa cultivar Pink pepper isolate KNU-18-1 chromosome 8, ASM2916894v1, whole genome shotgun sequence, a single genomic window includes:
- the LOC133030149 gene encoding NAC domain-containing protein 2-like isoform X1 codes for MEAKTGSGLPPGFRFHPTDEELIVYYLKNQATSRPCPVSIIPEVDIYKFDPWQLPDKAEFGENEWYFFSPRDRKYPNGVRPNRATISGYWKATGTDKAIYSGSKYVGVKKALVFYKGKPPKGIKTDWIMHEYRLTDSRRQITKHVGSMRLDDWVLCRIYKKRNVNKALDPKVEDLSPHIDVTTVANEAINEDNETLKFPRTYSLAQLLDLDYLGPISQLLNDNPFNSAHDFLLNNTLTNPGTGFVQKFEFGEEIPYQNADSGRFQVAQSSTPFTPGYDMYCSDR; via the exons ATGGAGGCCAAAACTGGTTCTGGGCTTCCTCCTGGTTTTAGATTTCACCCAACAGATGAAGAGTTAATCGTTTATTACCTCAAAAACCAAGCCACCTCAAGGCCATGCCCTGTTTCAATAATCCCAGAAGTTGATATCTACAAATTTGATCCATGGCAACTTCCTG ACAAGGCAGAGTTTGGAGAAAATGAATGGTACTTTTTTAGCCCACGAGATAGGAAGTACCCAAATGGAGTTAGGCCCAATAGAGCAACTATATCAGGTTATTGGAAAGCCACAGGTACGGACAAGGCTATCTATAGTGGATCCAAGTATGTTGGAGTGAAGAAAGCTCTTGTTTTTTATAAGGGTAAGCCACCAAAGGGTATTAAAACAGACTGGATTATGCATGAGTATCGCTTAACCGATTCACGTAGACAAATCACCAAACACGTTGGATCCATGAGA CTCGATGATTGGGTCTTATGCAGGATATACAAGAAGAGAAATGTGAACAAAGCTCTAGACCCAAAAGTGGAAGATTTAAGTCCCCATATCGATGTGACAACAGTTGCCAATGAGGCTATTAATGAGGATAATGAAACCTTGAAATTCCCAAGGACTTATTCCCTGGCACAACTATTGGATCTGGACTACTTGGGCCCAATTTCTCAACTTTTGAATGACAATCCATTCAACTCCGCCCATGATTTTCTTCTCAACAACACCTTAACAAATCCAGGAACTGGTTTTGTTCAAAAATTCGAGTTTGGTGAGGAAATACCATACCAAAACGCTGACTCAGGGAGGTTTCAAGTCGCTCAGAGCAGCACACCCTTTACCCCAGGATATGATATGTACTGTTCGGACCGTTAA
- the LOC133030149 gene encoding NAC domain-containing protein 2-like isoform X2 has translation MATSCTDKAEFGENEWYFFSPRDRKYPNGVRPNRATISGYWKATGTDKAIYSGSKYVGVKKALVFYKGKPPKGIKTDWIMHEYRLTDSRRQITKHVGSMRLDDWVLCRIYKKRNVNKALDPKVEDLSPHIDVTTVANEAINEDNETLKFPRTYSLAQLLDLDYLGPISQLLNDNPFNSAHDFLLNNTLTNPGTGFVQKFEFGEEIPYQNADSGRFQVAQSSTPFTPGYDMYCSDR, from the exons ATGGCAACTTCCTG CACAGACAAGGCAGAGTTTGGAGAAAATGAATGGTACTTTTTTAGCCCACGAGATAGGAAGTACCCAAATGGAGTTAGGCCCAATAGAGCAACTATATCAGGTTATTGGAAAGCCACAGGTACGGACAAGGCTATCTATAGTGGATCCAAGTATGTTGGAGTGAAGAAAGCTCTTGTTTTTTATAAGGGTAAGCCACCAAAGGGTATTAAAACAGACTGGATTATGCATGAGTATCGCTTAACCGATTCACGTAGACAAATCACCAAACACGTTGGATCCATGAGA CTCGATGATTGGGTCTTATGCAGGATATACAAGAAGAGAAATGTGAACAAAGCTCTAGACCCAAAAGTGGAAGATTTAAGTCCCCATATCGATGTGACAACAGTTGCCAATGAGGCTATTAATGAGGATAATGAAACCTTGAAATTCCCAAGGACTTATTCCCTGGCACAACTATTGGATCTGGACTACTTGGGCCCAATTTCTCAACTTTTGAATGACAATCCATTCAACTCCGCCCATGATTTTCTTCTCAACAACACCTTAACAAATCCAGGAACTGGTTTTGTTCAAAAATTCGAGTTTGGTGAGGAAATACCATACCAAAACGCTGACTCAGGGAGGTTTCAAGTCGCTCAGAGCAGCACACCCTTTACCCCAGGATATGATATGTACTGTTCGGACCGTTAA